The Cohaesibacter intestini genome segment CTGCGGCATGGTCCGGCGACCGACGGAAAAAGGCGCGCCGCAAAACCGGGCCACTGATCCGCGTCACATGGGTGATGGCCCTATCCCTGCCCTGATGATAGCCACGCTCAGAAAAAGCCACCAGATGCGTACCTGAGGCCGGAATCCAGCTGTTGCGATAGGTCTCGGAATGATCTGTCACCACCATCATGTTGGGCAATCCAGCCCGCTCTGCTTCCTCGATCACATCGATGCCGATGAAAGGCAACACACAGATCACCAGATCCGGTTTGGCTTCCGCATAAAAAGCCTGAAACAGTCGGGAGATTGCCTTGCCACGAATGGTGCGGAAAACCAGAGGCAACCACGACATGACACGCCAGGCAAATTGCGGCAGGCGCGAATGCTTCAAAAGAAAATTATAGTGCGCTTCACTATGGTTCGCGACAATGCGCTCAAACCAGCTGCCACGGGACAGAACATCCTTGTAGGGATTGGCGAAGACCAGCTCGACATCTTGATCCTCCGGCAGATATTCCCGTATGGCATTCGCCGTCGCTCGATGCCCGGCGCCCGCGTCGATCACGAACAGGCAAACCTTGATGGCATTTTCGCTTTTGAACAGGGAGGCACGATCAGCCTCGACACTTGCACGCATGGTCATCCTCGATTGCGTCATGAAGGTCTGCCAACAAACTTGGCCAGCGGTGCCAGATTGTCGAGGAACTGATTCAGGCTCTTGTCCCATGTCCGCTCAAGCGCAAAGGCGCGACAGCCAGACTTGTCGATTTCCAGAGCCGCAAGACAGGCCTGCTGCAAATCCTCATGAAGAGCCCCAACGCCACTATCCTCCAACAGGTCAAGCGGTCCTGTGACGGGAAAGGCAGCAACCGGAACACCGCAGGCAAGCGCCTCTTGCTGGGTGTTGCCGAATGTGTCGGTCTTGCTTGGGAAGACGAACACGTCAGCAGCAGCCAGATGGCGTGCCAACTCCTTGCCAACCTTCTCGCCCAGAAAATGCGCGTCGGGATACTTCTTTTCCAAAAACGCCTTGTCCGGCCCCTTGCCAATCACGACCTTGCTACCGGGCAGATCGAGCGACAGAAATGCCTCGAGATTCTTCTCGATCGCAACCCGGCCCATGCTCATAAAAATCGGCCTTGGCAAATCGAGCGCCACCGGATCCTCTGGCGTGAACAACTCGGTATCGACACCGCGCCCCCAACGAACCAGATTCTCGAACCCTCGGGTCTGCAACTCCAACTCCAGCGACTTGGTCGCCACCATCACCCGTTCCCCGCGATTGTGAAAGCGCCGCAGCACAGAATAACT includes the following:
- a CDS encoding glycosyltransferase, translated to MTQSRMTMRASVEADRASLFKSENAIKVCLFVIDAGAGHRATANAIREYLPEDQDVELVFANPYKDVLSRGSWFERIVANHSEAHYNFLLKHSRLPQFAWRVMSWLPLVFRTIRGKAISRLFQAFYAEAKPDLVICVLPFIGIDVIEEAERAGLPNMMVVTDHSETYRNSWIPASGTHLVAFSERGYHQGRDRAITHVTRISGPVLRRAFFRRSPDHAAALKRRLGLFPDAKTVLVFYGGNGSPKMIRIAQALEQLSEPLNVIFVCGHNKALKQELAAVEMGYQKRVFGFVRNIGLLMELSDVMIGKPGPGSAFEAVAKGVRTVLEVNAGTMPHELDNARMIAEAFDGASFCKEADMLSAIDAAPRRQQHEAGIEPPFRSDLEFSKVFNKFLDEAKG
- a CDS encoding glycosyltransferase family 4 protein produces the protein MKVLVATDAWHPQVNGVVRTLSTVGALAAERGIVFDFVSPNDFRTIPLPSYPEIPLALPSKRIIRDRIAAFKPDAIHVATEGSIGFFARSVCIEQGLPFTTSYTTKFPEYIAKRFRVPVSWSYSVLRRFHNRGERVMVATKSLELELQTRGFENLVRWGRGVDTELFTPEDPVALDLPRPIFMSMGRVAIEKNLEAFLSLDLPGSKVVIGKGPDKAFLEKKYPDAHFLGEKVGKELARHLAAADVFVFPSKTDTFGNTQQEALACGVPVAAFPVTGPLDLLEDSGVGALHEDLQQACLAALEIDKSGCRAFALERTWDKSLNQFLDNLAPLAKFVGRPS